The sequence below is a genomic window from Brienomyrus brachyistius isolate T26 unplaced genomic scaffold, BBRACH_0.4 scaffold74, whole genome shotgun sequence.
GCTCAGCCTTGAAGGCTGTCTCTCAGAAAACATGGTGAGCCTTTCAACATCGTACCAAGTGAAGAAGGAAGAGAAAATAAcagctacaaataacattttatttatggttaatatCAATTAAGATCAGATGAATTCTACAGCCTGTGACTGCTGGTGACTCCctcactgctggtgactccCTCACTGCATGGCGACTCCctcactgctggtgactccCTCACTGCATGGCGACTCCctcactgctggtgactccCTCACAAAGCAAACTGGTGGAACAACTTTCTTTAAATCTACATATTTCACTTTTGAATCTTGCTGAATTTTCAACCATTTCTCAAAAGTTCCAGATCATCAAGTAGGACTGGTTGTAATATAATGTTTGTGGCATAATACAGTGCGTATCTGTTCCTCTATGCAACCCAAGAGATCACGAAAGTCAAAGGTTTCAAGCTGTGTTAAGTACAAGGAAAAAGTACTAATTCTAGGAAAAGCATGTAGAGTGGTTTAATATAAGGATGAGTACTATGGTTCTGTACTAATGCCAGAGTAACAGCAAAATACTGCGTAAAAAAAGCAAAGCGTGCAGCGCAAGCAAAGATAAATAAGAGGCATCAGCTAAGAGCATAGAATGCATTGGTGCTTTAGCATAAGAGCTTCAGCATGCTGCATGCATAACATGAGCCAGGGAAGCTTTGAAAAAGTGAGATATACCTCCAGGCCCAATGGGGTGCATCAGCCTGTTCATCTGCACGTTCCAGTGTTTTACATTGGTGCTTGCTTGGCGGAGCTTCCTCTGGGCAGCCTATCAGAAAGCGGGATAAAGTAAGAAGGGCGGAGCTATGATGGAAGACTACAAGGCGGTTGTGGGAGTTTTCAGTCAGGTGACTGACTATTCATAGTCACAGTCATAGACTATTCATagtcttttatttttatgtcacAAGCAGTTGTCtaagcatttcactgcatatcgtactgtgtatgactgtgtatgaCTGCGTATGACTGTATgactgtgtatgactgtgtatgtgacaaataaatttgaatttgaatttgatttgatttgattttgttCACCTACTGTGAAATGTTTGTGCTACAAAATAAGgtaatttatttcatttaatatcTGTGAAAATTATTCCGGACAATTAAGGAGATGCTGAATTTAGCATTtaagaaaaacatttttaaaaatctgtttaAGGAAATCATATAAATACTAGCTTCCACTATTTTACACTGTACACTGTGACTTCTGTGCACAGAcatgaaaatgcaatttttTGCCCATTGATTTATAGGTGTATAGCAATTTTACAGTATTCATAAAGTTATGATAGCAGTATGTCATTTGTGACTTACACCTGGGAAATATATAGCATTAAAAACATGTTTTGATGGGAAATTTATACAAACcggattccaaaaaagttgggacactatACAAATCGTgaataaaaactgaatgcaatgatgtGGAGGTGCCAACTTCtaatattttattcagaatagaACATAAATCACGGAACAAAAGTTCAAACTgagaaaatgtatcattttaaggggaaaatatgttgattcaaaatttcatggtgtcaacaaatcccaaaaaagttgggacaaggccattttcaccactgtgtggcatctcccCTTCTTCTTACAACACTCAACAGACGTCTGGGGACCGAGGAGACCAGTTTCTCAAGTTTAGAAATAGGAATGCTCTCCCATTCTTGTCTAATACAGGCCTCTAACTGTTCAATCGTCTTGGGCCTTCTTTGTCGCACCTTCCTCTTTATGATGCGCCAAatgttctctataggtgaaagatctggactgcagactGGCCATTTCAGTACCCGGATCCTTCTCCTACGCAGCCATGATGTTGTGATTGATGCAGAATGTGGTCTGGcattatcttgttgaaaaatgcagggTCTTCCCTGAAACAGATGACTTCTGGATGGGAGCATAGGTTGTTCTAGAACCTGAATATATTTTTCTGcattgatggtgcctttccagacatgcaagctgcccatgCCACACGCACTCATGcaaccccataccatcagagataCAGGCTTCTGAACTGAGCGTTGATAACAACTTGGGTTGTCCTTGTCCTCTTTGGTCTGGATGACATGGCGTCCCAGATTTCCAAAAAGAACTTCGAATCATGACTCttctgaccacagaacagtcTTCCATTTTGCCACACTCCATTTtaactgatccctggcccagTGAAAACGCCTGAGCTTGTGGATCTTGCTTAGAAATGGCTTCTTCTTTGCACTGTAGAGTTTCAGCTGGCAACGGCGGATGGCACGGTggattgtgttcactgacaatggtttctggaagtattcctgaGCCCATTCTGTGATTTCCTTTACAGTAGCATTCCTGTTTATGGTGCAGTGTCGTTTAAGGGCCCGGAGATCACGGGCATCCAGTATGGTTTTACGCCCTTGACCCTTACGCACAGAGATTGTTCCAGATTCTCTGAATCTTCGGATGATGTTATGCACAGTTGATGATGATAACTGCAAAGTCTTTGCAATTTTTCGCTGGGTAACACCTTTCTGATATTGCTCCACTATCTTTCTGCGCAACATTGTGGGAATTGGTGATCCTCTACCCATCTTGGCTTCTGAGAGACACTGCCACTCTGAGaagctctttttatacccaatcaTGTTGCCAATTGACCTATTTAGTGTTAAttggtcttccagctcctcgTTATGCTCAAATTTACTTTTTCCAGCCTCTTACTGCtacttgtcccaacttttttgggatttgttgacaccgtgaaattttgaatcaacatatttttcctttgaaatgatacatttactCGGATTAAACTTTTGATCTGTTATCTACGTtctattacaaataaaatattgacaTTTTCCATCTCCacatcattgcattcagtttttctTCACAATTTGTttagtgtcccaacttttttggaatccgGTTTGTAAAATGCATGAATATCTTGGATGTAATATATCTGTTGGTCACACAGAAATATATTACATTTAATAAATGATAGTGTAGTCCATAAGATGTTTTCTTTAAGTCTTTAACTCATTTCATAACTGAAAATTTTTAAGCATGAAACTCAGCTTCCATTGCAGGCACCTCAACAGGAAGTTGCTGTCATGGTTACCATGGCAACCTACTCACACTACATGCAGGACACAGAAGTCGGTAACATTCAGAGATTTGGGATTTTCTGCATCAACAGATACACTGTcaaatatgtgtatatatgcacCCTGCCTGTCACCCGCACTTACACACATGAAGTTACTTATGTGTACACATGTACCCCATCACCTGCACATACAATCATGAAGTACGTATGAACCCTGTTCACTAGCACGTCCTGTTCACTAGCATGTCCTGCTCACCACCACGTCCTGGTCCACTTTGTGCCGGTTTGCCCGCACTTCCTCCAGCTGCCTGTGGGCTTCTTCCAGAGCCCTGGACTTCATCTCCATCTCCTGCTTCAGCTCCTGCTTCTCCCGTTGAGTCTTCAGGATGTactcctcctgctcttcctGGAGTACCATCAGAGACTTCATTTTATCCTCTTCCTCAGACAGCAGCCTTGGGCACAGACGGAAAAGGACACTACTTACTGTTGAGTCACTGCGTACATAAAACGTGAGCATAGCTGTGGTCACCGAGTCACTCAAAAAACATCTTTATATTATAACGTTTTTGCATTGGAATTTGAGATTTTTCTGGACAGCTGGAGATTATGGAAAATCTTTACACAGGATCTTAGCCTTCCCCAGCAACACTGCTAGGttgtcagtccatcgcaggcctcacattcatacacacacatgcacatggtgtattattcacagatgcCAGTTCACCAAATTCAGTGTTTTAggatagtgtttcccagcccagcccTCGGAAAcccccaaacagtccacatttttgcttcccccTAGCTCCCAGCATACCCATACTACGTAGtcagtgttcctgattggctgggagtttggagggagcaaaaatctgGACTGTCtcagggtccctgaggactgagtTGGGAAACAAGCATCTAATTAAGTATCACAATGCTAAATCTGTCTGTCTAAGAGCCTCCATGTCATGAAATACAGGAACGCAGACAAAAAAGAAAGCAATTGGTCAGCATTCACAATGAGTTTGACCAGAATTGTAGCCACTTTGAGATAAACTGATGTTATGCTCACTCTGAAGTCAGCAAAAGTTATAGTGAAACTAAGATCAGCCAGAGATGTTTATGCCGACTCTCGCCGCCATTTCACCAAAACCTCATATTCAATGAAAGCTGAGAGAGAAAAGTATTAATGCTGCAGGAGAAAACCAAAGTCTGGGCGTCAGTTTAGCCACACTGTCATTTACCAGGCAATACAGCAAAGCACTCAGCCATGGGGGCTCTTTGATGCATTTAGCACATGGTGGTTTTGGGCTGTGCTGTTCTAGGTGAGCGCCTAACATTTATCCAGCACTTTTACCCAAAGCGCTGGGGAGGTTTGCTGAAGCTGCAGGAGGGCACAGGATGCCGGGCTGCTCCTGTGTGAAGTGACCCACTTCCTGTCACAGCTTTTCCTGTTTGCATGTGACTTGAACTGTGCACAGGGTAAACGTCAGCAGGCAGCACTAACACAGACCAGCTAGGTGCACCTGCTCCCAGCTTACTGCTTATGGCAGGAAGTGAAGTCTGCTGCTTCATTTACTGTATTTATAATCCATTTTTAGGTGTTTATAAGTGTGCATATAGACAGACAAAGGGTATGACCGTGTGTTATGCTGAATGTATGTGGCTAAAGTTTAGCTGATGTTCTTAATCAAAAACACCATAACTGTAGCTATGTAAAAACTGTAGCTAGTTGTGTGACACACGCCTCATGCATGCCCCACACACACCTCATGCATGCCCCACACACGCCTAATGCATGCCCCACACATGCCTCATGCATGCCCCACATATGCCTCACACACACCTCCACATGCCCCATGCacgccccacacacacctgacgCACGCCCCACACACGCCCCCACATACCCCACACCCGCGTTACGCATGCCCTGACATGCCCCTGCGCACGCCCCACATGCACCACACTCGCTCCATGCACATCCTACACAGGTCCCACACACGCCCTACACGGTACCTGGCCTGTGCGTAACGGAAGGCCTCCTCATCCTGCCGGGCCTTGATCTCCACCTGCAGAGCCTCCTCCAACCTCTGCTGCATCTCCTCCAGCTCGCGGATGCGTTTTCGCTGCCTCTCGGCCTCCGCCTCCTTTAGAGCCATCTCTGCCTGCATGCTGGCCCGTGCCTGCCAGGAAAAGGGCCatttgtgagtgactggtgtgtgtgagtggatggtgtgtgagtgaatggtgtgtgtgtgtggtgtgtgtgagtggatggtgtgtgagtgactggtgtgtgtgagtggatggtgtgtgagtgaatggtgtgtgtgtgtgtgtggtgtgtgtgagtagatggtgtgtgaatgtatggtgtgtgtgagtgtatggtgtgtgtgagtggatggtgtgtaagtgaatggtgtgtgtgagtggtgtgtgagtggatggtgtgtgtgtggatggtgtgtgtggtgtgtgagtggatggtgtgtgtgagtggatggtgtgtgtgtgtggtgtgtgagtggatggtgtgtgtgagtgaatggtgtgtgtgagtgaatggtgtgtgagtgtatggtgtgtgagtggatggtctgtgtgtgtgtgagtgcatggcgtgtgagtggatgctgtgtgtgagtgtatggtgtgtgagtgaatggtgcgtgtgagtgaatggtgtgtgtgagtgaatggtatgtgtgagtgtatgatgtGTTttagtgagtggtgtgtgtgagtgaatggtgtgtgtgagtgaatggtgtgtgtgagtggatggcgtgtgagtgaatggtgtgtgagtggatggtgtgtgtgagtgaatggtatgtgtgaatgtatggtgtgtgagtggatggtatgtgtgagtgaatggtatgtgtgagtgaatggtgtgtgtgagtggatggcgtgtgagtgaatggtgtgtgagtggatggtgtgtgtgagtggatggtgtgtgagtagatggtgtgtgagtgaatggtgtgtgtgagtggatggggtGTAaatgcgccctgcgatgggttgacaCTCCattctgagttgttccctgcctttggTCCATAGGCTCTGAACCCCCTGCAACCCTAAATAGAACAGGTGGTGGTAGAatccggatggatggatggattttatgtTTGCCGATATTTGAGCAGTGGTAAACACAGCTAACCAAAACGATCCACTAATGCTTCCTGACCCCCTCACCTCCTCAGCCTCCCGCAGCTGCCCATCCAGCGCTTCCTGACCCCCTCACCTCCTCAGCCTCCCGCAGTTGCCCATCCAGCGCTTCCTGACCCCCTCACCTCCTCAGACTCCCGCAGCTGCCCTTCCAGCGCTTCCTGACCCCCTCACCTCCTCAGACTCCCGCAGCTGCCCATCCAGCGCTTCCTGACCCTCTCACCTCCTCAGACTCCCGCAGCTGCCCATCCAGCGCTTCCTGACCCCTTCACCTCCTCAGCCTCCCGCAGCTGCCCTTCCAGCGCTTCCTGACCCCCTCACCTCCTCAGACTCCCGCAGCTGCCCTTCCAGCGCTTCCTGATCCCCTCACCTCCTCAGCCTCCCGCAGCTGCCCTTCCAGCGCTTCCTgaccccctcaccccctcagCCTCCCGCAGCTGCCCATCCAGCGCTTCCTGACCCCCTCACCTCCTCAGACTCCCGCAGCTGCCCATCCAGCGCTTCCTGACCCTCTCACCTCCTCAGACTCCCGCAGCTGCCCTTCCAGCGCTTCCTgaccccctcaccccctcagACTCCCGCAGCTGCCCTTCCAGCGCTTCCTGACCCCCTCACCTCCTCAGACTCCCGCAGCTGCCCTTCCAGCGCTTCCTGACCTCCTTCACCTCCTCAGACTCCCACAGCTGCCCTTCCAGCGCTTCCTGACCCCCTCACCTCCTCAGCCTCCCGCAGCTGCCCTTCCAGCGCTTCCTGACCCCCTCACCTCCTCAGACTCCCGCAGCTGCCCATCCAGCGCTTCCTGACCCCCTCACCTCCTCAGACTCCCGCAGCTGCCCTTCCAGCGCTTCCtgaccccctcacccccccagcctccCGCAGCTGCCCTTCCAGTGCTTCCTGACCCCCTTCACCTCCTCAGCCTCCCGCAGCTGCCCTTCCAGCGCTTCCTGACCCCCTCACCTCCTCAGACTCCCGCAGCTGCCCTTCCAACGCTTCCTGACCCCCTCACTTCCTCAGCCTCCCGCAGCTGCCCTTCCAGCGCTTCCTGACCCCCTCACCTCCTAAGCCTCCCGCAGCTGCCCTTCCAGCGCTTCCTGACTCCCTCACCTCTTCAGCCTCCCGTAGCTGCACCTCCAGTGTCTGCTGCATCTGCTCATGCTGCTGCCTCCGGCGCTGCTCGTCCTGCTCCAGGAGCGCCTGCGCCTGTCGCTGCGCCTCCTTCAGAAGCTCCAGTTCGGCTAGCTTgcgctctttctcctcctgtaGAGAGCGTAGCCGCTGCAGCTCTTCCTCCTTGGCCCTCCGCCGCTTTTCCCGTTGCTCTCGCTGCTCCCGCCGCTTCAGCTTTAGGTCCCTGTGCAGGGAGCTCTTGCCCTCCGCGTGCAGCCGGATGGCCGTCTGgatggctgcaggcacagggacaGCGGGGCTGAAGGACTCATGGCTACTGATAGCTCATTTACAGGCGCTACACCTTAAGCAGCTCCAGCAAAATGCAAAGCTATGTACAGTGCTGTGTAAAAGTCATatgcagccaaagaaaatgatgtttaaatgatcttcatgttggtgtgtaACTATGGTATTATAtcagtcaaagtgtgtcagcttaactgcttcagaagctctctgtcaccccagtttttgcagcaaaagTCCAAAACACTGACCACTGTCCCATGTTTGTTTGTTGAGAAATATAAAGCATCCATCGAATAGCTGAGGTACCTCTAAGCAGTGGTCTGGGAGCCAAAGTAATGTTCAAATAGAAATCTAGCAAGATAACAGTGACttttttgactgcctaagacttttgcatggTACTGTAAATGGATAACAGTGCAATAAACTTAACTGGTTAGCATCTGTTGAACTGGCCTAGTTACTTTAGCATAAGAAAAAAACAATGGCATATTACTGCCATCCTCATATCCATCCAAAGCATTTTCTAGACAAGTCTGGAAGTGTATTATTGGGAAGTAAACGATGCCAGTCCGTTTGCCTTTCATTCATGTATTTTTAAGTTGTATGACAATCTGATGAGGCTCATGTCAAACCAACATGTTTATCATCACTCAGGGGAAATTCAGACCTCATCCGGCCAACTGGTGGGCAGATTCTTAAATCCAGTCCAGCCCTGGTGGCCACTACTGCCTTCAGATGTGCTCAGGATGGCTAAGATGTCCCTCACCCATCCAAATATTAATCTATAAAACTGCAGGTAAGATCCATGCAACATGTCTGGCTTGCTTCAATGACTCAAGTCATACTGGCACCAGTTACTGTGGGTGTGGTAATGCACACAGAGCCGCTTGATTACCTGCAGTCCATTCCTGCCTCTAAACCCCCCACTTACCCACAGTCCACTCCTGCCACTAAACCCCACTTACCTGCAGTCCACTCCTGCCGCTAAACCCCCCACTTACCCACAGTCCATTCCTGCCACTAAACCCCACTTACCTGCAGTCCACTCCTGCCTCTAAACCCCCCGCTTACCCGCAGTCCACTCCTGCCTCTAAACCCCCCGCTTACCTGCAGTCCACTCCTGCCTCTAAAGCCCCCACTTACCCGCAGTCCACTCCTGCCTCTAAACCCCCCGCTTACCCGCAGTCCACTCCTGCCTCTAAACCCCCCGCTTACCCGCAGTCCACTCCTTCCTCTAAACCCCCCGCTTACCTGCAGTCCACTCCTGCCTCTAAAGCCCCCACTTACCCGCAGTCCACTCCTGCCTCTAAACCCCCCGCTTACCCGCAGTCCACTCCTGCCTCTAAACCCCCCGCTTACCCGCAGTCCACTCCTGCCTCTAAACCCCCCGCTTACCCGCAGTCCACTCCTGCCTCTAAACCCCCTGCTTACCCGCAGTCCACTCCTGCCTCTAAACCCCCCGCTTACCCGCAGTCCACTCCTGCCTCTAAACCCCCCGCTTACCTGCAGTCCACTCCTGCCTCTAAACCCCCCGCTTACCTGCAGTCCACTCCTGCCTCTGCTTGGTGTCTGAGGCACTCATCTCATACGTTTTGGACagtgtttttaagcagaacatacacCGCTTCCCATCCTTGTCTGGAAGCACCTGTCAGCAAAGGGACACGAAGAGGGGATACATAGAGATCAATAATGGTTTGGTCAGCATGGC
It includes:
- the LOC125726676 gene encoding differentially expressed in FDCP 6 homolog isoform X2 codes for the protein MDLRSELLKSIWYAFTALDVEKSGKVSKSQLKVLSHNLCTVLSIPHDPVALEEHFREDDDGPVSSQGYMPYLNKYILDKVQDGAFVKENFDELCWTLTAKKNYRPEKNKKIILQQKDAFRLWCLFNFLSEDKYPLVMVPDEVEYLLKKICMAMSVELNCVELEDFLSQDFVLQNGFTVWVFLDMMNSGKLTKGITKDSVSMAVEEVYREIVDDVLKEGYLWKRGQLRRNWAERWFMLRPNTLAYFSSEDRRERKGNIVLDGNCCVEVLPDKDGKRCMFCLKTLSKTYEMSASDTKQRQEWTAAIQTAIRLHAEGKSSLHRDLKLKRREQREQREKRRRAKEEELQRLRSLQEEKERKLAELELLKEAQRQAQALLEQDEQRRRQQHEQMQQTLEVQLREAEEARASMQAEMALKEAEAERQRKRIRELEEMQQRLEEALQVEIKARQDEEAFRYAQARLLSEEEDKMKSLMVLQEEQEEYILKTQREKQELKQEMEMKSRALEEAHRQLEEVRANRHKVDQDVVAAQRKLRQASTNVKHWNVQMNRLMHPIGPGVCFVRESPAVRESPCSEGVTSSEGVAMQ